The following are from one region of the Nocardioides marmotae genome:
- a CDS encoding tetratricopeptide repeat protein, with the protein MDESEELQAPPLVFPGQRGHESAYRTAHDLLARRAPVEALEVIEPALEQEPGNTGLRSLRAWAYLLRAQLGRAEEELAALVAESPDDDWARHALGRALERQARLVEALPHLRLAAAMSGDPEHEVAVLRVERRLAETGQASYDDLT; encoded by the coding sequence ATGGACGAGTCCGAGGAGCTGCAGGCCCCGCCGCTGGTCTTCCCCGGCCAGCGCGGCCACGAGTCGGCGTACCGCACGGCCCACGACCTGCTCGCCCGCCGGGCACCGGTCGAGGCGCTCGAGGTGATCGAGCCGGCGCTGGAGCAGGAGCCCGGCAACACCGGGCTGCGGTCGCTGCGCGCCTGGGCCTACCTGCTGCGCGCGCAGCTCGGGCGGGCCGAGGAGGAGCTGGCCGCGCTGGTCGCCGAGAGCCCCGACGACGACTGGGCGCGGCACGCGCTGGGTCGCGCGCTGGAGCGCCAGGCGCGGCTGGTCGAGGCGCTGCCGCACCTGCGGCTGGCGGCCGCGATGAGCGGCGACCCCGAGCACGAGGTGGCCGTGCTGCGCGTCGAGCGGCGGCTCGCCGAGACCGGCCAGGCGTCGTACGACGACCTGACGTAG
- the sigJ gene encoding RNA polymerase sigma factor SigJ: protein MTSHPTSSQDGGDPDLTAVMAERRHLRNLAYRLLGSLVEAEDVVQETYVRWYAMSEEQRAAVRSPGAWLTTVAGRICLDLLGSARSRREHYVGEWVPEPLPTRTMWAEDGATPVDPADQITLDESVHMAFLVLLDTMTPAERVAFVLHDVFRYPFPEIAVIVGRSPAATRQLASSARRRIAGSPPPVTSTTQHTAVVRRFKEAWEARDIDALVGLLDPQAVAVGDGGGQVSAEERPVHGAARIAEFLVGRATALAGVTMAESLVNGQPGLVARSGEAIVAVMAFEVVDGRIARMWSVLNPDKLVAWAEADA, encoded by the coding sequence ATGACTTCACACCCCACCTCGTCCCAGGACGGGGGTGATCCCGACCTGACGGCTGTCATGGCCGAGCGACGGCACCTGCGGAACCTCGCCTACCGCCTGTTGGGGTCCTTGGTGGAGGCCGAGGACGTGGTCCAGGAGACCTACGTCCGGTGGTACGCCATGTCTGAGGAGCAGCGAGCGGCCGTCCGGTCCCCGGGCGCGTGGTTGACGACCGTCGCCGGTCGGATCTGTCTTGACCTGCTGGGGTCCGCCCGTTCCCGACGCGAGCACTACGTCGGGGAGTGGGTGCCCGAGCCGCTGCCGACGCGGACGATGTGGGCCGAAGACGGCGCCACCCCGGTCGACCCCGCGGACCAGATCACGCTGGACGAGTCGGTCCACATGGCCTTCCTCGTCCTGCTGGACACCATGACACCGGCCGAACGGGTTGCCTTCGTGCTTCATGACGTCTTCCGCTACCCGTTCCCCGAGATCGCGGTCATCGTCGGCCGCAGTCCTGCCGCCACCCGGCAGCTGGCCTCTTCGGCGCGCCGGCGAATAGCCGGGTCGCCGCCACCGGTCACGTCCACGACCCAGCACACAGCGGTCGTGCGCCGCTTCAAGGAGGCATGGGAGGCCCGCGACATCGACGCGCTGGTGGGACTGCTCGATCCTCAGGCCGTCGCTGTCGGGGACGGTGGTGGACAGGTCAGCGCAGAGGAACGACCCGTGCACGGCGCCGCGAGAATCGCGGAGTTCCTTGTCGGACGCGCCACCGCGCTGGCCGGGGTGACGATGGCGGAGAGCCTGGTCAATGGGCAGCCGGGTCTGGTCGCGCGGTCGGGCGAGGCCATTGTCGCGGTGATGGCTTTCGAGGTCGTCGACGGCCGCATCGCGCGCATGTGGTCGGTGCTCAACCCGGACAAGCTGGTCGCCTGGGCCGAGGCAGACGCATGA
- a CDS encoding VOC family protein codes for MTVRASSITPCLWFDDQLEEAARFYVSLFPHSSVGHLSRYTDAGPGEPGAVMAGDFVLDGIAFRGINGGPQFPFTEAVSFAISCVDQAEVDRYWEALLADGGEESMCGWIKDRFGLSWQVVPTRLYELVSDPDPARAQAAVQAMLGMRRIVVADLEAAADAASSDGAAAPA; via the coding sequence ATGACCGTCCGCGCGAGCAGCATCACCCCGTGCCTGTGGTTCGACGACCAGCTGGAGGAAGCGGCGCGGTTCTACGTCTCGCTCTTCCCGCACTCCTCGGTCGGCCACCTCAGCCGCTACACCGACGCCGGCCCCGGCGAGCCGGGGGCGGTGATGGCCGGCGACTTCGTCCTCGACGGGATCGCCTTCCGCGGCATCAACGGCGGCCCCCAGTTCCCGTTCACCGAGGCGGTCTCCTTCGCGATCTCCTGCGTCGACCAGGCCGAGGTCGACCGGTACTGGGAGGCACTGCTGGCCGACGGCGGCGAGGAGTCGATGTGCGGGTGGATCAAGGACCGGTTCGGTTTGTCCTGGCAGGTCGTGCCGACCCGGCTCTACGAGCTGGTCTCCGACCCCGACCCGGCCCGCGCGCAGGCGGCGGTGCAGGCGATGCTCGGGATGCGGCGGATCGTCGTGGCCGACCTGGAGGCGGCCGCCGACGCCGCGAGCAGCGACGGAGCCGCCGCGCCCGCGTGA
- a CDS encoding MFS transporter, producing MPSPHTRWWALVVLGLTQLMVVLDGTIVAIALPAAQADLGIADGQRQWVVTAYAVTFSALLLLGGRIADYWGRKRTFMVGMVGFGAASAWGGLAQSGAELIAARGLQGVFAALLAPAALAMVAVLFPSGRDRNVAFAVFGIIAGTGAAFGFLLGGVLTQYADWRWCLLVNLFFVIAGLIGGKILLIESKAEGDTRYDILGTVTVALSLGALIYGFARAEHGWGEPDTIGFLTAGAILMGIFVWWQGRTSHPLLPLRVIRDRVRGGAFLLQAVVGVVMVGAMLYLTFHFQLVLGMSPLAAGFGNVAMTGVIMATAPVSTRLFTTFGPRAVLTAGPLLTAAGLFLLSGITAEGSYWSEVLPGLVVMGLGFSLIFVPLQNLALAGVDPHDAGVASALANASMHVGGSIAVAVFTALYTSSLTESLTQGAGKLPALAGAHGDVFFAAAWVMTLGAVTSFALIRGPKTGMLPPVDAVAAH from the coding sequence TTGCCGTCTCCCCACACTCGCTGGTGGGCGCTGGTCGTCCTCGGCCTCACCCAGTTGATGGTGGTCCTCGACGGCACCATCGTTGCCATTGCCCTGCCAGCCGCGCAGGCCGACCTCGGCATCGCAGATGGGCAGCGTCAGTGGGTCGTCACCGCCTACGCCGTCACCTTCTCCGCCCTGCTCCTGCTCGGCGGCCGGATCGCCGACTACTGGGGCCGCAAGCGCACCTTCATGGTCGGCATGGTCGGGTTCGGCGCCGCCTCGGCGTGGGGCGGGCTTGCGCAGTCAGGCGCCGAATTGATCGCCGCACGCGGACTCCAGGGCGTGTTCGCGGCGCTGCTGGCTCCCGCTGCCCTCGCGATGGTGGCCGTGTTGTTCCCCAGCGGCCGTGACCGCAACGTGGCTTTTGCTGTCTTCGGCATCATCGCCGGCACCGGCGCCGCCTTCGGCTTCCTGCTCGGCGGCGTGCTGACCCAGTACGCCGACTGGCGCTGGTGCCTGTTGGTGAACCTCTTCTTCGTCATCGCCGGTCTGATCGGCGGCAAGATCCTGCTCATCGAGAGCAAGGCCGAAGGCGACACCCGCTATGACATCCTCGGCACCGTCACCGTCGCGCTGTCCCTCGGCGCGCTGATCTACGGCTTCGCCCGGGCCGAGCACGGCTGGGGCGAACCCGACACGATCGGCTTCCTGACCGCCGGCGCCATCCTGATGGGCATCTTCGTGTGGTGGCAGGGTCGCACCTCCCACCCGCTCCTGCCCCTGCGCGTGATCCGCGACCGCGTGCGCGGCGGAGCCTTCCTGCTACAGGCCGTCGTCGGCGTCGTCATGGTCGGCGCGATGCTCTACCTCACCTTCCACTTCCAGCTGGTCCTCGGGATGAGCCCGCTGGCCGCCGGCTTCGGAAACGTCGCGATGACCGGGGTCATCATGGCGACCGCGCCGGTCTCCACCAGGCTCTTCACCACCTTCGGCCCCCGCGCGGTGCTCACCGCTGGTCCGCTCCTCACGGCGGCCGGACTCTTCCTCCTCAGCGGCATCACCGCCGAGGGCAGCTACTGGTCCGAAGTGCTGCCCGGCCTGGTCGTGATGGGGCTCGGCTTCTCCCTGATCTTCGTGCCGCTGCAGAACCTCGCCCTGGCCGGGGTCGACCCCCACGATGCCGGGGTCGCCTCCGCGCTGGCCAACGCCTCCATGCACGTCGGCGGCTCCATCGCGGTAGCCGTGTTCACCGCGCTCTACACCTCTTCGCTGACCGAGTCGCTCACCCAGGGCGCGGGCAAGCTGCCCGCACTGGCCGGCGCCCACGGCGACGTCTTCTTCGCCGCGGCCTGGGTGATGACGCTGGGCGCCGTCACCTCTTTCGCACTGATCCGCGGACCCAAGACCGGGATGCTGCCCCCCGTCGACGCGGTGGCCGCCCACTGA
- a CDS encoding DoxX family protein — protein MHTTLWIITGLLAAVFCASGAAKLLQPKDKLVASSTGAALAGFSPGAIKVIGLLEVLAAFGLLLPGLVGVATSLVPVAAIGLVLLMVGAALTHARRHEAQPIIVNAALLASAAVVAYSRLGPYPLAA, from the coding sequence ATGCACACGACACTGTGGATCATCACCGGACTGCTGGCGGCCGTCTTCTGCGCAAGCGGTGCAGCCAAGCTGCTGCAACCCAAGGACAAGCTGGTCGCATCCAGCACCGGAGCGGCGCTCGCTGGGTTCAGCCCAGGCGCGATCAAGGTCATCGGCCTCCTCGAGGTCCTCGCCGCGTTCGGTCTCCTGCTTCCCGGCCTCGTCGGCGTCGCGACATCCCTCGTCCCTGTCGCGGCAATCGGCCTGGTCCTGCTGATGGTCGGCGCCGCCCTCACCCACGCGCGCCGGCACGAGGCGCAGCCGATCATCGTGAACGCCGCGCTGCTGGCATCGGCGGCCGTCGTGGCCTACAGCCGACTGGGCCCCTATCCACTCGCCGCCTGA
- a CDS encoding PQQ-dependent sugar dehydrogenase — MRALPVALLSSMVLALVPAPAGALAQEGPPALAAPAAEAAKAAKAPALRVHTVVAGLDKPWDVKPITGGRLLVTERDRARLLLVQGGRATPVDFPSSSVWVSGETGLMSLEVDPDFADNQRFYTCQGGFTAGGGHDVRVMAWKLKGGAAKPVRKLIGGFPTSSGRHGGCRLLIARNGALLVGTGDAAVGTNPRNLRSLGGKVLRLDRRTGKPWPGNPFAKAGNRAKRYVFTYGHRNVQGLAQRPDGTLWSVEHGSFRDDEVNRLVRGGDYGWNPVPGYNEQVPMTDQSLPGTQQAARWRSGNPTIATSGAAWVQGRRWGSYAGMLAVGVQKGERVLFLRFDAQGRLKGSKTPGALRQFGRIRSVVNAPNGDLLITTDNGSGRDRLLRVSPR; from the coding sequence ATGCGCGCGCTCCCGGTCGCCCTGCTGTCCTCGATGGTCCTCGCCCTGGTCCCGGCCCCCGCCGGGGCGCTGGCGCAGGAGGGACCCCCGGCCCTGGCCGCCCCGGCGGCCGAGGCGGCCAAGGCGGCCAAGGCCCCCGCGCTGCGGGTGCACACGGTCGTCGCCGGCCTCGACAAGCCCTGGGACGTCAAGCCGATCACCGGCGGCCGGCTGCTGGTGACCGAGCGCGACCGCGCCCGGCTGCTCCTCGTGCAGGGCGGCCGGGCCACCCCGGTCGACTTCCCGAGCTCGTCGGTGTGGGTCTCGGGCGAGACCGGGCTGATGTCGCTGGAGGTCGACCCGGACTTCGCCGACAACCAGCGCTTCTACACCTGCCAGGGCGGGTTCACCGCCGGCGGCGGGCACGACGTGCGCGTCATGGCCTGGAAGCTCAAGGGCGGCGCCGCGAAGCCGGTCCGGAAGCTCATCGGCGGCTTCCCGACCTCCAGCGGCCGCCACGGCGGCTGCCGGCTGCTCATCGCCCGCAACGGCGCGCTGCTGGTCGGCACCGGCGACGCCGCGGTCGGCACGAACCCGCGCAACCTGCGCTCCCTCGGCGGCAAGGTGCTGCGCCTGGACCGCCGGACCGGCAAGCCGTGGCCCGGCAACCCGTTCGCGAAGGCCGGCAACCGCGCCAAGCGCTACGTCTTCACCTACGGCCACCGCAACGTCCAGGGCCTCGCCCAGCGCCCCGACGGCACGCTGTGGTCGGTCGAGCACGGCAGCTTCCGCGACGACGAGGTCAACCGGCTGGTGCGCGGCGGCGACTACGGGTGGAACCCCGTCCCCGGCTACAACGAGCAGGTCCCGATGACCGACCAGTCGCTCCCGGGCACGCAGCAGGCGGCGCGCTGGCGCTCGGGCAACCCGACGATCGCCACCTCCGGCGCCGCCTGGGTGCAGGGCCGCCGCTGGGGCTCCTACGCCGGCATGCTCGCCGTGGGCGTGCAGAAGGGCGAGCGGGTGCTGTTCCTGCGGTTCGACGCCCAGGGCCGGTTGAAGGGCTCGAAGACCCCGGGCGCGCTGCGCCAGTTCGGCCGGATCCGCTCGGTCGTCAACGCCCCGAACGGCGACCTGCTCATCACCACCGACAACGGCTCCGGTCGCGACCGGTTGCTGCGGGTCAGCCCGCGCTGA
- the panB gene encoding 3-methyl-2-oxobutanoate hydroxymethyltransferase produces the protein MSEETAPYGTGPAKPAGTAPVKRVRTHHLREMKERGERITMLTAYEQYAAQTFDEAGIDVLLVGDSASNNVFGNETSLPVTVDELIPLARAVTRSARRALVVADLPFGSYQASPEQAYLTAVRFMKEAGAHAVKLEGGVEMAPQVRKLVEGGIPVMAHIGFTPQSEHTLGGYRVQGRGEAATKVLEEARAMEDAGAFGVVMEMVPGDVAAEVTAALTIPTIGIGAGAGCDGQVLVWQDAFGLRTARMPRFVKQYADLHGVLLAAAQEYAADVKAGTFPGPEHTF, from the coding sequence ATGAGCGAGGAGACCGCGCCGTACGGCACCGGACCGGCGAAGCCGGCCGGGACCGCACCGGTCAAGCGCGTCCGCACCCACCACCTGCGCGAGATGAAGGAGCGCGGCGAGCGGATCACGATGCTCACCGCCTACGAGCAGTACGCCGCGCAGACCTTCGACGAGGCCGGCATCGACGTCCTCCTGGTCGGCGACAGCGCCTCGAACAACGTCTTCGGCAACGAGACCTCGCTCCCGGTCACCGTCGACGAGCTGATCCCGCTCGCCCGCGCGGTGACCCGCTCCGCGCGCCGCGCGCTCGTGGTCGCCGACCTGCCGTTCGGCTCCTACCAGGCCTCGCCGGAGCAGGCGTACCTCACCGCCGTCCGGTTCATGAAGGAGGCCGGCGCCCACGCGGTCAAGCTCGAGGGCGGCGTGGAGATGGCGCCCCAGGTGCGCAAGCTCGTCGAGGGCGGCATCCCGGTGATGGCGCACATCGGCTTCACCCCCCAGAGCGAGCACACCCTCGGCGGCTACCGCGTCCAGGGCCGCGGCGAGGCCGCGACGAAGGTGCTCGAGGAGGCCCGAGCGATGGAGGACGCCGGTGCGTTCGGCGTCGTCATGGAGATGGTCCCCGGCGACGTCGCCGCCGAGGTGACCGCCGCGCTCACGATCCCGACGATCGGCATCGGCGCGGGCGCCGGCTGCGACGGGCAGGTGCTGGTCTGGCAGGACGCCTTCGGCCTGCGGACCGCCCGGATGCCGCGCTTCGTCAAGCAGTACGCCGACCTGCACGGCGTCCTGCTCGCCGCCGCCCAGGAGTACGCCGCGGACGTCAAGGCCGGCACGTTCCCCGGCCCCGAGCACACGTTCTGA